The following nucleotide sequence is from uncultured Roseateles sp..
GATGGCGTCCAGGCCGCGCCAGGACATCATTGCCATCAAGGCCATGATCAGCAGTGCCACCAGCACTTCGACGAGGGTGAAACCGCGGGATGGGTGCGAGATCTTGCGCATCAGTAGCGCGCCAGCACGGTGGACAGGGTGACCAGTGCGCGCTCGTTGTCATCGAACACGATCGCGTCGGCGCGACGGAAGTTGGGGTTCGGCGTGGGCCTTATCACCAGCCGGGCCTTGAAGGTGCGGCCCAGTTGCTCGCATGAGAAGTCGGTGTCGCCGACGCCGGGCAGCTGGCCGCTGC
It contains:
- the gspI gene encoding type II secretion system minor pseudopilin GspI encodes the protein MRGLARGFTLIEVLVALTIVAITLGAGIKAAGALTGNAERLAEVSLAQWCADNQLTELKLQRSGQLPGVGDTDFSCEQLGRTFKARLVIRPTPNPNFRRADAIVFDDNERALVTLSTVLARY